The nucleotide window TTCAACGGCCAGTTCATCCTGCTGCTGTTCGGCTTCTTCGTCACCACCCTGCACTGGCCCCAGAAGCTGGCGGCGGCGCTGATCGTGATCCTTTGCCAGCTGGGGCTGGTCATGATGGCCGAGGGCTTCAGCGACCAATGGCTCAACCACGGCATCTACCTGGGCATGGCGCTGGTGGTGGGGGGCGTGGCCTCGGTGCAGCACGACCAGCTGGTGGAGGCGGTACATGACCAGACCAAGCGCCTGCGGCACATGGCCGAGACCGACGCCCTGACCGGCATCGACAACAGGTACAGGTTCGAGCGCCATTTGGATACCCTGATCGACCAGGGCGCGCCCTTTGCCCTGGCCATCATCGACGTGGACCACTTCAAGGCCTACAACGACGAGGCCGGCCACCTGGCCGGGGACCAGTGCCTGGCCAGCCTGGCCAAGCTGCTCAGCGATGACGGCCACCAGCACCTGGCCCGCTACGGTGGCGAGGAGTTCGTGGCCTGGCAGCCCGTGGAGAGTTTCGAGGAGGCCGAGGCCTGGGGCGAGGCCCTGGTCGCCAAGGTGCGCAATGCCCAGATGCTGCACCCCTGTTCGCCCCAGGGGCCCTGGCTGACGGTCAGCGTCGGGGTGACCCTGGCCCAGGACAGCAACAGGCGCGCCATACTGAGCCGGGCCGACGCCGCCCTCTACGAGGCCAAGGCCCAGGGACGAGACAGAGCCGTATTCAAAGTGCCACAAGGAGAGAACGCGTGAGTCAAAGATGGACCAGCCAGCACCCGCAGTTGCTGCAGCTCTACACCCTGCCCACCCCCAATGGTCAGAAGGT belongs to Gallaecimonas sp. GXIMD4217 and includes:
- a CDS encoding diguanylate cyclase — translated: MTLAAPTVMQPSWPARRVLIGLALLVLAVFTVWDIVWLGWSHPLLQWLLSCRFVLQWLPLLSLFFASLHTLSEHQFRRQQWWCWVLVGLGTAIITVLPAFHQLPVLSFNGQFILLLFGFFVTTLHWPQKLAAALIVILCQLGLVMMAEGFSDQWLNHGIYLGMALVVGGVASVQHDQLVEAVHDQTKRLRHMAETDALTGIDNRYRFERHLDTLIDQGAPFALAIIDVDHFKAYNDEAGHLAGDQCLASLAKLLSDDGHQHLARYGGEEFVAWQPVESFEEAEAWGEALVAKVRNAQMLHPCSPQGPWLTVSVGVTLAQDSNRRAILSRADAALYEAKAQGRDRAVFKVPQGENA